The Amycolatopsis japonica nucleotide sequence ACCACCTTCGCCAGCCACGCCCGTGGCGAGCCGATCGACTCGCGCTCGGCGCCCGCCCATTTCGGATACGCGTCCTGAACGGCGTCTTCCGCCTCGGCGGCCGAACCGAGCAGGCGATACGCGAGCCCGAACATGGCGGGCCTCAGCCGCTCGAATTCCGTCGCGCTGTCCATCGTCCCCTACGAATCCCTCTTGAATCCACTGTGGACACCATCCTGCCAGGGGTACCGCTCACCGGGATTGCCGTACCTGATCGGCGCTGACGTCCACTGTGACTGTATCGGTACGAATGGAACGTCTGCGTCACCACCGAGAGAGGGGTCTGGAGTGACGTCACGTTCGTCGCGTTCGCGTGCCTCGCTGTGCGCCGCGACCGCCATCACCGTATTAGCGCTGGTCACGGCGCCCCAAGCCGGTGCGGCACCGGCACCGGGCGCCGTGCACACCACACCGGACAGATCAGGGAAGGACGTCGATGTCCGTGACACGGCGAGAACCAGTCCGCGCGTCCTGGCCGCGCGGGACCGGCTCGCGGCGTCGCGGGCGAACTCCGTCGCGACCGCGCGGGCGGAACTGGGCAACCAAGCCCTGCTCGACTTCGACGAGCTGACCGGCACACCCCGGATCCTGGCCCGCACCGACGGTTTCCTCACCGGACCGAGCGGCAGGTCACCCCGCGACATCGTGCTGAACTACCTGCGGGACAAGGAAGGCCTCGTCGGTCTCAGCGCCGCCGACACCGCGAAACTGAACCTGCGCAAGGACTACGTCGACGTCGAAGGCACGCACCATCTGTCCTTCACCCAGTCCGTCGGCGCCGTTCCGGTGTTCGGCAACGGTTTGAAGGCACACGTCACCAAGGACGGCAGGCTGATCCAGCTGGACGGCGCGCCCGTGCGCGACCTTCCCGCGTCACTCGGCGCGGCGACGCTGGCCGCGCCCGGCCCCGACTCGAAGCAGGTCGCGTTCCTGACCGGCGACGGCATTCGTCCCGCCTGGTACACGCTGACCAAACCCGCCGTGGACCAGATGTTCCAGGAAGTGACCGACGCCGGCACCGGGAAACTGCTCTACCGCAAGAACCTGGTCAACCACGCCAACGACGCCGACGGAGCCAAGGGCCTCGCTTGGGAGGCTCAGCCCGGGCCGCAGAAGCAGGTCAACCTGAGCCAGAAGGGCTGGCTGCCCGCCGACGCCAAGACACTGGACGGCAACGTCGCGCACGTCGCCGCCGACGTCAACGGCGACCAGAAGTTCCAGCCGCAGGAAGAAATCGGCCGGAACACCGACGGCACCTTCCGGTACAAGTTCAGCGACTTCAACGCGGCCGTCGGTCCGCCGTGTTCGACGGCGAGGCCCTGCTCCTGGGATCCGAAGACACCGGGTTCGTGGGCGAAGAACCGCGAGCAGAACGCCGTGCAGGCGCTGGCCTACGTCGGGAGCTTCCACGACCACCTCGCGTCGTTCCCGATCGGCTTCACCCGCGAGGCGGGCAACTTCGAGAAGGTCGACGGCGACGCCGTCCAGGTCCACACCCTGCTCGGCGCGCAGACGCCGGGCTATTACAACAACGCGTTCATGGGCACCCCGCCGGACGGCCACGCGCCGACGATGGGGATGTTCCTGTTCCGCGACCCGAGGGACCCGACCGACCCGTTCCTCGCGGCGAACTCCGCGGACGACGCCACGATCATCCACCACGAGTACACCCACGGCCTGTCCAACCGGCTCGTCGTCGACGCACAGGGCAACTCCACCCTGAGCTCCCTGCAGTCCGGCTCCATGGGCGAGGCCTGGAGCGACTGGTACGCCTTCGACTACCTCGTCGGGCGCAACGCGATCAAGGACACCTCGGCACCGGGTGAACTCCTCGGCGGCGACTACGTCAGCAACGGCGTCCCCCTCGCCCGCACCCAGCCGCTGGACTGCCCGGTCGGCGCCGGTGCGCCGCAATGCCCCGGCACGCCCGGAGCCGGTCCCGGCGGTTACACCTACGGCGACCTCGGCCGGATCATCGGTTTCCCGGAGGTCCACGCCGACGGCGAGATCTGGGCGAGCACGCTGTGGGACGTCCGCTCGGCTCTCGGGGTGCAGCTGACGCGGGCGCTGGTCACCCGCGCGATGGAGCTTTCGCCCGCGGCGCCGTCGTTCCTGGACATGCGGAACGCGATCCTGCAGGCCGACACGGTGATCAACGGCGGCCGCGCGCACGCCAAACTGTGGAAGACGTTCGCCGCCCGCGGCATGGGTTACTTCGCCGCGTCGATCACCGGCGCCGACACCGCGCCCGCGGAGGACTTCTCCACCCCGCCGCCGGCAGGCACCCCGACCGGAACCGTGACCGGCAAGGTCACCAACCGCGACAGCGGCACCCCGATCGCGGGCGTCGCGGTCCGGTTCAGCGGGCACGACTCCGGTTTCGCCGGTTCGCTGGCCGCCGTCACCGACGCCGCGGGCGGCTACACCATCCCCGGCGTGCTCCCCGGCACCTATCCGAAGGTCTACGCCTCCGGAGGCGGCGCGGACAGCGAGACCCGCGCGGTCTCGGTGCGGTCGGGAACCACCAAGGTCGACTGGGCGCTGCGGTTCAACTGGGCGTCCGGCGACGCGGGCGCCGGCGTCACCGCGTTCAACGGTGAAGACTTCACCCCGTACGGCTGCGGTCCCGGTGATCTCGTCGCCTCGTCGGCGCTCGGCGGTGGCGGCTGGTCGACCGACAAGGTCGTCGGACCCGACGGCAAGATCGAGACGCGCTTCGTCACGATCAAGCTGGGCAAACCGGTCAACGTGAGCGCCATCGAGATCGATCCGACCAATGTCTGCGGCGACGACCCGCCCGCCGCGGCCAAGGACGTCACGGTCGAGACCTCGGTGGACGGCACGGCCTGGGTGAAGGCGGGCACCGGCGACTTCAAACCCGCCGACCTGAACAAGCTCACCGCGCTCCAGCTCGCTCCGGGCAGCGCGACCGGGGTGCGGTTCGTGCGGCTGACCGTTTCGTCCAACCAGCTGTCGTTCTATCCGGACAGGCCCTGCTCGCCGCAGCCGACGACGGCCGGGTGCCTGTACATGGACGTGCAGAAACTGGCGGTGCGGGGCGCCGCGGCCTGACTCGCCCACCGGTCTCGTGAGTGGCGAGGACGGTTCTAACCCGAATCGCCACTCACGACCGCCGCGCCGCCGCCCTTGCTCACCCGAAGGTGCCCTTACACGCCGCTGCTGAAGCTGGTGGTGTTGTCGAGCCGTGGGTGGCGATCGAGAAGTCCGTGAAGGCCTCCTTGCCCTAACCGTCCTCACCACTCACAAGGACCTGGCACCGCACTCACGTGATCGAAGCCGGAATTCGCGTGATCAGAGACGGAACACCCGAGTGCGGCCCCCAATCACGCGAGTCACGTCCCTGATCACCCGAGTCACGCCGTTGCTCACGCGCGGCCGCTGGTGTTGCGGATGGCGGACTTTGACCAGTAGGTGCGTTGGCCCTAACCGTCCTTGACACTCACGAGTGCAGTAGGCTGGAGCCATCGGGGTAGAAACGTGCTCACCTCGCTGAGCACGCGCATACGCGGGATCGAACGAACCGTCACTCCTTCATTCCGAAGGAGTAGACCCTTTGCGTACCCCTGTTCTCGCCGAGAAATGGCCCGCGCTGGCCGGGCTCTCGGCCGTGTTCCTGTTCGAGATGCTCGACAACTCGATCCTCAACGTCGCGCTGCCGACCATCGGCCGCGAACTCGCCGCCTCGACGACGACACTGCAATGGATCACCGGCGCGTATTCCGTCGTGTTCGGTGGCCTCATGCTCGCGTTCGGCGCGCTGTCCGACCGGATCGGCAGGCGCAAGATCATGCTCACCGGTCTCGTCCTGCTCGGCGTGGCGAGCCAGGCCACGATGGTCGTCACCGCCGCGTGGCAACTGATCGCCGTCCGCGCGCTCATGGGTGTCGCGGCCGCGATGACGACGCCGGGTTCCCTCGCCCTCGCCTTCCGGCTGTTCGACGAAGACGTCCTGCGCGTCCGCGCGACCACGCTGATCTCGACGGTGGGCCTGATCGGCCTCGCCGTCGGCCCCACCGCCGGCGGGCTCGCGCTCACCGTCGCGCCGTGGCAGGCGCTGCTGCTGGTGAACGTGCCGGTCGCCGCGCTCGCGTTCCTCGGCATCCGGACCGGTATCCCCGCCGACGATCCCGCCGATCTGCACCGCGAACCGATCGACGTCGCGGGCGCCGTCCTGGGAACCGCGACGATCGTCCTCGCCTTGCTCGCTCCCACGTTCTTCGTCGAAGCCGGAACCTCCTCGGCTCTGCCGTGGGGCGCCGCCGCGGCCGCCCTTGTCGCCGGAGCCTGCTTCGTCGTCCGTGAGAAGGCCGCTCGGCATCCTCTGCTCGACCTGGCACTCGTCGCCAGGCCACTCGTGTCCAGCGGCCTGGCGCTGAAGGCCGCGGCCGGATTGGCGACCGCCGGACTGAGCTACCTCGTGACGCTGCACCTCCAGTTCGGTCTCGGCTGGGCGCCGGCCGAAGCGGCGCTGGGGATGCTGCCCCAGGTCGTCGTCCTCATCGCCGGCGGCGCCGTCATCAGCCCGCTGATCACCCGCGTCGGGCTCACCAAGGCCGCCTGGCTCAGCGCCGCCGCCGTCGTGTGCGGGCTCGCGGTCTACACCGTGTTCGGCGGACTCGGCTATGCCTGGATCGCCGTCGCGCTCGCCCTGGTCGCGGCGGGGATGCGGGTGGTCGGCGTCGTCGCGGGTACCAACGTCATGCGAGGCCTGCCCGCGAACCGGACCACCATCGGAGCCGC carries:
- a CDS encoding M36 family metallopeptidase; this encodes MTSRSSRSRASLCAATAITVLALVTAPQAGAAPAPGAVHTTPDRSGKDVDVRDTARTSPRVLAARDRLAASRANSVATARAELGNQALLDFDELTGTPRILARTDGFLTGPSGRSPRDIVLNYLRDKEGLVGLSAADTAKLNLRKDYVDVEGTHHLSFTQSVGAVPVFGNGLKAHVTKDGRLIQLDGAPVRDLPASLGAATLAAPGPDSKQVAFLTGDGIRPAWYTLTKPAVDQMFQEVTDAGTGKLLYRKNLVNHANDADGAKGLAWEAQPGPQKQVNLSQKGWLPADAKTLDGNVAHVAADVNGDQKFQPQEEIGRNTDGTFRYKFSDFNAAVGPPCSTARPCSWDPKTPGSWAKNREQNAVQALAYVGSFHDHLASFPIGFTREAGNFEKVDGDAVQVHTLLGAQTPGYYNNAFMGTPPDGHAPTMGMFLFRDPRDPTDPFLAANSADDATIIHHEYTHGLSNRLVVDAQGNSTLSSLQSGSMGEAWSDWYAFDYLVGRNAIKDTSAPGELLGGDYVSNGVPLARTQPLDCPVGAGAPQCPGTPGAGPGGYTYGDLGRIIGFPEVHADGEIWASTLWDVRSALGVQLTRALVTRAMELSPAAPSFLDMRNAILQADTVINGGRAHAKLWKTFAARGMGYFAASITGADTAPAEDFSTPPPAGTPTGTVTGKVTNRDSGTPIAGVAVRFSGHDSGFAGSLAAVTDAAGGYTIPGVLPGTYPKVYASGGGADSETRAVSVRSGTTKVDWALRFNWASGDAGAGVTAFNGEDFTPYGCGPGDLVASSALGGGGWSTDKVVGPDGKIETRFVTIKLGKPVNVSAIEIDPTNVCGDDPPAAAKDVTVETSVDGTAWVKAGTGDFKPADLNKLTALQLAPGSATGVRFVRLTVSSNQLSFYPDRPCSPQPTTAGCLYMDVQKLAVRGAAA
- a CDS encoding MFS transporter: MRTPVLAEKWPALAGLSAVFLFEMLDNSILNVALPTIGRELAASTTTLQWITGAYSVVFGGLMLAFGALSDRIGRRKIMLTGLVLLGVASQATMVVTAAWQLIAVRALMGVAAAMTTPGSLALAFRLFDEDVLRVRATTLISTVGLIGLAVGPTAGGLALTVAPWQALLLVNVPVAALAFLGIRTGIPADDPADLHREPIDVAGAVLGTATIVLALLAPTFFVEAGTSSALPWGAAAAALVAGACFVVREKAARHPLLDLALVARPLVSSGLALKAAAGLATAGLSYLVTLHLQFGLGWAPAEAALGMLPQVVVLIAGGAVISPLITRVGLTKAAWLSAAAVVCGLAVYTVFGGLGYAWIAVALALVAAGMRVVGVVAGTNVMRGLPANRTTIGAALVDTAGEVTTGIGIASSGTILALAFPGALTAALHSADFLTATTYAGLALTVLSAALVGFGILRSRNA